The Elaeis guineensis isolate ETL-2024a chromosome 14, EG11, whole genome shotgun sequence genomic sequence CGGTGCCACTGGACGCGTCCGGGTTCCTCTCCAGGAGAATGGTTGGTCCCGGAGCTCCGGTATTGGGGGTTTTCTTGGTCAGAATCGTCGTTTTAATGACGAATATTTGGATCTTTTTAGCTTAAACCTCGTGTTTCCGGTTCCGGGACTGTATTTTGAAGCTTTGGAGCTTCGCAGgcgctttctctctcttcttcgtgAGGTTTTTCTCTCTTTGTTTCGTTTGCTTATTTGGTGCGTAATGGGCACTGAGAGTCCGGTGACGATGTTGTCGGAGATGGGAATCAGGTCTCTGATGGGGAGCGGAGGAGATGGATTTAGTGGGGAGGATTTGAGGTTGCTGCTCCAGGAGCAGAGGAGACTGGAGTCGAGTGATCGAGAGAGGGGGCCGAATCTTTGTCGTAGCGACTCTGCTCCTCCAACTGCGGAGGGGTCGCTGAGGGCAATCGGAGGGCTTTTTGGCGGGGACGCTGCTGCCGTGCCGCCGGATATCTTGAGAGCCAAGAAGGGCAACGGGTTCTCTACGGAGGAGGAACTCCGGTCCAATCCAGCCTACTACTCTTACTACTATTCGCTTGTAAATCTGAACCCCAGGCTCCCGCAGCCGTTGCTGTCGAAGGAGGACTGGCTGTCCATCCATAGGTTCCGGGCCGGGAGCTCGGGACTTGGGGAGATTGGGGATCGGAGGAAGGCTGATAGGGCAGCGGAGGAGGCCAGCAGATTGCTCTTTTCGATGCAGCCGGGATTCAGTCTAAAGAAAGAAGATCGTGAGGTGGAGCCGAGGAGGGCGCCAGGTTCTGATGAGTGGCTGGACGATGGAACAGGTGGGCTTATTGGGCTGCCGGGAATAGAGCTTGACAGGCAGAAGAGCTACGTGGACATTCTTCAGGTGATCTTCGGTGACACAAAATCTTCTTGTCTTTTACCGCAAAGATGCCAACCTCTTTTTTCTGTTCTATTTATGTTGTGAAAAGAACAATTTGCTGTAAAAGTTTCTTCCTTTTTAACCAGGTGATTCTGAAACCTTGTGAGTATTATCTATGAAGATCACATATTCTGATGATTTTCCTTTTACGTATTTGGTTGAAGCCAGATAATCCTGGCCAAAGTATTGGATTAGGTTTAAATCCTCATATTGCTATCGGTTAGTAGAAGTTCATTTTGTACTGTTGATGTTCTTTGCTTGCTCTTTTATGTCGATATGGTAGGTATCATGCTTACTTATAATGGAGATGATTATATGATGTTTCTTGGGTGGTTGGGAGGTACTCTTTGAATGAGTGCTGGTAGATTCACAAGACTCAGATTCCTAGGAAATGATCAGATGTGTAGCAATACATAACGATCGAAAGGTTGGCTTATTTTTGTCTTTTAAAGGAGAGATAGGCAAGCAAATCACTTTTAAAAGGTTGTGAAAGAAATTTCAAACTTTCCATTATTATTGACCTTCCCCAACTGTTGATCAGCGGCTATCAATCAATTTAGCAATATTTTCATTCACTTAAATAAGCAAGTCAAGAATTCCTAAACAATCTGAAGTTCTGAATGACTAAACTTCTGAACCATACAGTTGACCCATGTTCTGATTGGTTGATAATTACTTGACTTTCCAACCAAGTGATGCAAAATCatgaaggaattcatccacaattgTTAGAGTTGTAATGTATGGTTGGACTTTGTAAGTGCGACACAGTTTGCAACTTCATGCATATTCCTGCTTGGTGTCCATCATTTTATAGCCTTCTCATGTTATCTTATTTTCTGTTGCCTGTTGTACCACCAAGCCTTTGATTCTTTATTCTTTTTAGCTCACGACCTTGTTGCTTCCACTGCTTCATTTTCTAGAGTCTAATTCCGGCCTTTGATTGTTTTGGCTTGTCCTGATGGATAAGAATTCCCTTTTATATACCAATGCACACTTACAATACTTCCAAGAAATGGATCCTGATGGCAAAATGAGTACATTTCGACACTTAAAATCTTTTCATTACTTCATATTTTCTATCGTATGAAAGGCATGCCTTGTCTACTGTTCATGTTAATAAACTTACCTTTTGACTCTGAACTCTGAAAACTTTAAAACCATCCCAGATGCATTTTCTCTAATGGATTACTTAAGGtcctttgatgaaattttttttgttaattcaTCCGACATGATAAATATTTATGTACAATGCCCACTTCATTTGGATAGCACAACAGGATCCCTTCCAGCAGTCGTGTAGCAGCCTTTATTAAAAAAGCACACACTATTTCTCTTGGTACAAATACATAACCTAAGTTTGAACTTCTTGGTCTTTTCATTTTTAATACAATTCTTGTATGTCAAATTTTTGACATCCAGCTTTTCGGAAAAAGATCCGGACTTTCCTGAACTTCAGGAATGAAGGATTTCTAAATTCTTCAATTTGAGGAACCAGAACCAATGATTTCAAATCAATTATGTGATCTTTTGTACTTTGATTTCCACTagcaaaatttcttcttcttgCCCATCAAGTTATTTTTAGAATATCAAATGACAGGTCTCTGTGTGTATGCAAAATTCTGTATTAATATTACCTTATTACACTTGTTCTCTGTTTTCCATGAAGCATAGACTGTTTTGTTGCCCatgtgtttgttttatgtctttTTTCTGGATCGACTCATTTTGTCCTTCTGATTCAAGCAACTTTTGGTCCCATTCTATGCTTGATTTTTCCTAATTATGTAATAGCTCATATGCTCAATTGTCATCCCATTCCTGCCATTTCTTTAATGCTTGTCCATTTGATTTTCACCACTCATCTGGCTAGGTGCTCTCTTCATGTCGACAATATCACCATTAGCACTGCATAATTTCACTTCAAAACCCTTTCTTCTGCAGCTTCCTTTGCCATTCCTTTTCAATATCATCTATTCAGaatttcagatcagtcagtttgATCCTGTCTATATCCAATCCCTGTCTTTTTGATATTTCTACATTGCATCAGTATATATGCTAACACAGATGTATATGGCACATATGTAATACAAATTTCATACTCTATTCATATTAGTGCAATATGCAATGTAAGGCTAGATCATCACAATTGTTACTTCTTCCAAGATAGGAATGAACATGATTATTCTTTTTATGTAAGAAACTTTTCCCTTGTCAACACTGTGGACCAATAAACTTACCTAACGAAAAGAGTGGACAACTCTATTCAATTATTTCATAATTCAGCATCCCTCTAACTCTCGACGTGCAATACAATTGATCCAACAACAAGCGGGTTGCTATTTGTTCCATTTAATACATTTCTTTGTGCGTGGTTGACAGATGAGGTGTTTGATAGATGACTTGACCCTGTTTTTTTGAAGTAGCTTGAAATAGTGTATCATATAGAACACTATAAGAGAAAAGGTCATCTCAGTGCAGGAAGCTCATGCCATTGCGGGGTCTAGGGAGGGTCGATAATATGCAGCCTTATCCTGATGTGTGGGGAGGCTATTTCTATGTTTTGAACATGTGAGACCCAGGTTAtaatggagcaaccttaccattgAGCCAAGGCACATTGTTTAGAAGTTGTAATTTGTTATCCTTGCTAAGATTATAAATTAGAACTTGAGCATTGTGTTGTTTAACATTGCAAAATGCAAATGCATATTATGCTgatgtagaaaaaaatagaaggaaGAAGGATCACCGTTCTCATAGTTGTGCTTGTAATTCTAACCACAAAGAACTTGTTCCAAGCACTTATTCCTACTAGATTacattcttaaatttttattgCATCTATCCATACAGTCTTGGCTCTACATTTTTTTTCCCTCCTTTCATCACTCAATGCATCTTAATGCTTCcactaatatatataaatttctaTCATCTTTCTTAGTTCTACAGTCTAAGCATCCACACATTATTTTCACCCTTTTGCTGCCCAATGGCATTCTACAGTTAGTGATGCATATTATATTTGCTTTTGTTGCCTCAATAAGACGAGAACAATGGGAAGTGGATTATGTGACATTAAAAATAAAACTGTTAAGCTTTTTGATGTAAATAATGGTTGTTTCTGCAATTTGCAAAACTTCTGATCATTTCAACCTAGCAGTCATCCATCACTCATTCTGAACCAAATTTATAGCAGCATATTATGCTGGAGATCAATGTACTACTGGCTGATTATTTAATGATTCGCGATGTATATGTTGGATGATATGATGTAAAAATCATTAGATGTATGCTGAAGTTAAATAGCATTACTGGAAACTAGATATCATGTAACCCTGTCTTTATAAATATGCCCAACCTTTTCCAGTGAACAAAAGATacttttttcatattttcataagTTTGAAACTGTTTGAAGTTCTTCCACCACTATGTTCGTTTATCACAAGGTGAATGCTTTTTCATTATGTTTGTGAATTTGGGTTACTACACTGCCTTTCTTTTAGTTGTTTTGGGTAAATACAGTTAATCTTTATTGCAGGATGACCTGGTCAGCTCAACTTCCATCTTGGGGCGCCCATCTCATGCAGCCAGTCGTGATAAATTGGATGATGGGGCTCATTCACTAGGTTCTGCAGAAGCACAGTTTTCTTCACATTGTGAGATAGGACCTGCGGATGGCCTGCAATCTGATGGCAATGCCCAAAATATGgatgtaataaaaaaaaatggtttACTGACATCACATACATTTTCATCTATTTTAGGCTCATCTCTTTCGAGAAGTGCTACTCCTGATCCTCAGCTGGCAGCAAGGACTCTTGGCCCTGGCCTACCACCAGTCGGTGTGAAACTCAGAGGCATTGAAAAGAAGGCTAACAACGGTTCATGTTCCTTCAATGGTGTCTCATCTGGTACTGTTGAATCTAATGATCTTGTAGCTGCTTTATCTGGTTTGAACTTGTCCTCAACTGCATCGATAGATGACAACGTTATAGTGCAATCAAAGCTGCAACAAGAGATTGATGATCACCAGAGATTTCTTTTTGGTCTGCAAGGTGGTCAGAACCATATCAAGCAGCATCCTAATCCAAAAAGTTTGGATCCAGGACTTTTAAGTTTGCCCTCAGTTCCACAATCAGTTAAGTCCTCATATCGTGATTTGGATGAGAATGCTGGGCCTGTAGCAGACCTAAGCAATTCAACTTTAAGGCCAAATGGGCTGATGGAAGAGAGCAGCACCACTATTTCTTCTGCTAATTCATATCTGAAAGCACCTTCTGCAGTTTCAGTTGCTAGTCTAGGTGGTTCTCCTTCTCAGTATCCAAATGCTGCAAATGCAGCATTTGCAAGCCATGGAACAGGTGGGTTCTCCATGAATTCAACAGCACCATCGATGATGGCTAATCATATTAATGCAAGTAATTTGCCCCCACTGTTTGACAGCGCTGCTGTTGCATCTGGAATGGCAACTCCTGGCATGGACTCCAGCGCTGCAGGAGGAGGTTTTTCTTCAGAATCAAATTTTAGTGGAGCAGCTGACTTGCAGAATCTCAACAGAATTGGGAATCACACAGCGGCAGCTGCTCTTCAGATGCCTATCAATCCACTTTATTTTCAGTACTCAAAAGCAGCTGAATATGCAGCACAGGTTCCAGCTAACTTTAATGATCCTTCCATGGAAAGGGGTTACCTGGGCAATTCTTATTCAGATTTACTTGGAGTCCAGAAGGCTTACCTTGGGGCATTGTTGCAACCATGGCAACAGTATGGTATGCCCTCTGTAGGTAAATCTGGGGGCTTAAATCATGGGTTTTATGGAAACCCTGCTTTTGGCCTTGGTTATCCAGGAAGCTCTTTAGCAAGTCCTGTTTTTTGTGCTTCTCCAGTAGGACCTGGTAGTCCTCTTAGGTACAGTGAGAGCGACACATGCCTTTCTTCTGGGAGAAGAAACTCATCTAGACGTGTCATGGGTTCTTGGCCATCAGATGGTATAGGCACAATGGAGGAAAATTTTGCATCATCACTTCTGGAGGAGTTCAAGAGCAACAGGACCAAATGCCATGAACTCTCTGATATTGTTGGTCATGTTCTTGAGTTCAGGTATGCGCCAAGATATATGCAAGTCTAAACATCTCAATAATTTTAATTAAGATTTACCGCTGTCACCATCACTTACAAATATTGATACCTCGTTATGAGTCTTCTTGATATATGAGCCATGTATATAAACAAACCTATCATTGTTATATCATATTGATTATATCATTTTGTAGAGCAGAACTGGTGTGTGTCAAgtttattacatgaaaaaaaaaagggaagaaggttTAAAGAAAATGTTCATGTAAACTTGCATCTTGTTTTACTCATTATGATGCCAAGTCAGCACTACCAGTGAGGCCATGCTGTATCAGCAGAAAGGAGCTGATGTCAGGATATGTTATTGGCCTCCGAAATTAATATTTAATGCTTGAGGATACAGCCATTTTGGTCTCACTTACTGTTTTGCTATATATCACAATATCACCTAAAATATGTGATGTTCGTAGCTGCTCTATTTTTCTCTGACTTCATTCAACTTTCTCCATCTGCCCAGTGCTGACCAGTACGGTAGCCGATTCATACAGCAAAAGCTTGAAACAGCCACAACTGAAGAGAAAAACATGGTTTTTGAAGAAATCATATCTCAAGCTCTTACATTGGTGACAGATGTTTTTGGAAATTATGTGGTCCAAAAGGTATCTTATTTCTTCATTGTGATAAGATATCTGATCCtggattttgatatttttttcgcaTGTTTTCCATCTAATAGTTTGTTGTTGTATCAGTTTTTTGAGCATGGAAATGCAACTCAGATAAGTAGATTGGCTGATCAGCTCACTGGCCATGTATTGGCACTCAGCCTTCAGATGTATGGCTGTCGAGTTATCCAGAAGGTAAATTTAGCCTTATAATTCTAGTGTGCCTTTTATTGTATGAAGCAGCTTGCTTTTAGTTTGTTCTAGACTGGTGTAAGAACTTCTAGTTTTTGTGGCAACACCACTTTATGTGTGATCCTATGCATGCAGGCAATAGAAGTTGTTGATTTGGATCAACAGACTAAAATGGTTGCTGAGCTGGATGGCCATGTCATGCACTGCGTGTGTGATCAGAATGGGAACCATGTTATTCAGAAGTGCATTGAATGCATTCCTCAGGATGCAATCCAATTCATTGTCTCGACTTTCTACGGTCAAGTTGTGACATTGTCGACCCATCCATATGGCTGCCGGGTCATACAGGTTCATAAATCCATTAAATTGTCAGCTACACGCATGTGTGGTTTTGTGTATTTTTTATTGCAAAGACTTTCTTAACTGCAATCCCATCAATATATGTGATGCAGAGAGTATTGGAGCATTGCCATGATCCTAAAACTCAAGAGATCATGAGGGATGAGATTTTGCAATATGTTTGCATTTTGGCACAAGACCAGTATGGGAATTATGTTGTTCAGGTATTTAGTCTATGTAGAGAAGTTTAAAATTATCTTTCC encodes the following:
- the LOC105056914 gene encoding pumilio homolog 2 isoform X2, whose product is MGTESPVTMLSEMGIRSLMGSGGDGFSGEDLRLLLQEQRRLESSDRERGPNLCRSDSAPPTAEGSLRAIGGLFGGDAAAVPPDILRAKKGNGFSTEEELRSNPAYYSYYYSLVNLNPRLPQPLLSKEDWLSIHRFRAGSSGLGEIGDRRKADRAAEEASRLLFSMQPGFSLKKEDREVEPRRAPGSDEWLDDGTGGLIGLPGIELDRQKSYVDILQDDLVSSTSILGRPSHAASRDKLDDGAHSLGSAEAQFSSHCEIGPADGLQSDGNAQNMDVIKKNGLLTSHTFSSILGSSLSRSATPDPQLAARTLGPGLPPVGVKLRGIEKKANNGSCSFNGVSSGTVESNDLVAALSGLNLSSTASIDDNVIVQSKLQQEIDDHQRFLFGLQGGQNHIKQHPNPKSLDPGLLSLPSVPQSVKSSYRDLDENAGPVADLSNSTLRPNGLMEESSTTISSANSYLKAPSAVSVASLGGSPSQYPNAANAAFASHGTGGFSMNSTAPSMMANHINASNLPPLFDSAAVASGMATPGMDSSAAGGGFSSESNFSGAADLQNLNRIGNHTAAAALQMPINPLYFQYSKAAEYAAQVPANFNDPSMERGYLGNSYSDLLGVQKAYLGALLQPWQQYGMPSVGKSGGLNHGFYGNPAFGLGYPGSSLASPVFCASPVGPGSPLRYSESDTCLSSGRRNSSRRVMGSWPSDGIGTMEENFASSLLEEFKSNRTKCHELSDIVGHVLEFSADQYGSRFIQQKLETATTEEKNMVFEEIISQALTLVTDVFGNYVVQKFFEHGNATQISRLADQLTGHVLALSLQMYGCRVIQKAIEVVDLDQQTKMVAELDGHVMHCVCDQNGNHVIQKCIECIPQDAIQFIVSTFYGQVVTLSTHPYGCRVIQRVLEHCHDPKTQEIMRDEILQYVCILAQDQYGNYVVQKRQCAGNCMVYV
- the LOC105056914 gene encoding pumilio homolog 1 isoform X1, whose translation is MGTESPVTMLSEMGIRSLMGSGGDGFSGEDLRLLLQEQRRLESSDRERGPNLCRSDSAPPTAEGSLRAIGGLFGGDAAAVPPDILRAKKGNGFSTEEELRSNPAYYSYYYSLVNLNPRLPQPLLSKEDWLSIHRFRAGSSGLGEIGDRRKADRAAEEASRLLFSMQPGFSLKKEDREVEPRRAPGSDEWLDDGTGGLIGLPGIELDRQKSYVDILQDDLVSSTSILGRPSHAASRDKLDDGAHSLGSAEAQFSSHCEIGPADGLQSDGNAQNMDVIKKNGLLTSHTFSSILGSSLSRSATPDPQLAARTLGPGLPPVGVKLRGIEKKANNGSCSFNGVSSGTVESNDLVAALSGLNLSSTASIDDNVIVQSKLQQEIDDHQRFLFGLQGGQNHIKQHPNPKSLDPGLLSLPSVPQSVKSSYRDLDENAGPVADLSNSTLRPNGLMEESSTTISSANSYLKAPSAVSVASLGGSPSQYPNAANAAFASHGTGGFSMNSTAPSMMANHINASNLPPLFDSAAVASGMATPGMDSSAAGGGFSSESNFSGAADLQNLNRIGNHTAAAALQMPINPLYFQYSKAAEYAAQVPANFNDPSMERGYLGNSYSDLLGVQKAYLGALLQPWQQYGMPSVGKSGGLNHGFYGNPAFGLGYPGSSLASPVFCASPVGPGSPLRYSESDTCLSSGRRNSSRRVMGSWPSDGIGTMEENFASSLLEEFKSNRTKCHELSDIVGHVLEFSADQYGSRFIQQKLETATTEEKNMVFEEIISQALTLVTDVFGNYVVQKFFEHGNATQISRLADQLTGHVLALSLQMYGCRVIQKAIEVVDLDQQTKMVAELDGHVMHCVCDQNGNHVIQKCIECIPQDAIQFIVSTFYGQVVTLSTHPYGCRVIQRVLEHCHDPKTQEIMRDEILQYVCILAQDQYGNYVVQHVLGHGKPHERSAIIKKLAGQIVQMSRQKFASNVVEKCLTFGTPAERQILVNEMLGSTDENEPLQAMMKDQFANYVVQKVLETCDDQQRELILSRIKVHLNALKKYTYGKHVVARVEKLVAAGERRIGVQSLYTS